A genomic segment from Glycine soja cultivar W05 chromosome 20, ASM419377v2, whole genome shotgun sequence encodes:
- the LOC114401996 gene encoding protein MAIN-LIKE 1-like, which produces MVRTRGLSRALGQVTGRGVGRGDRDDSDDAPQRQWPTASARRQRVAVTADHIDESVIPVPDVQDDLMEAPAAVEDIPADDAVQMLVDLLMAGHWTAAARAYLLHLLGCTLFANKSATNVHVVYLEALRDLSMTERYAWGVAALVHMYDQLNDASMSHSRQLGGYITLLQHFPSVTESTADQDYDEASPRACRWIAMKKTVKSIRTPSYRERLDRLRIPDVCWIPYGEHREVRDFHVRSCYSGLLRWGPVAVYYRPERVVRQFGYTQTIPAPPVDSWVSYNDIHDRWMHYEDHIVPAGEATH; this is translated from the exons atggttaggaccAGAGGATTAAGTCGTGCCTTAGGTCAGGTTACTGGTAGAGGTGTGGGCAGAGGAGATCgtgatgattctgatgatgcTCCGCAGCGTCAATGGCCTACTGCATCCGCACGGAGGCAGCGAGTCGCTGTGACTGCGGATCACATCGATGAGTCAGTCATCCCTGTGCCAGATGTTCAGGATGACCTGATGGAGGCACCAGCTGCTGTAGAGGACATTCCTGCGGACGATGCGGTTCAGATGCTGGTGGACTTGTTGATG GCAGGTCATTGGACAGCTGCGGCTCGCGCATATCTTCTTCACCTACTGGGTTGCACtctgtttgctaacaagagtgcaaccaatGTCCATGTTGTCTACTTGGAGGCCCTTCGTGACCTCAGTATGACAGAGAGGTACGCCTGGGGAGTGGCTGCTTTGGTTCATATGTACGACCAGCTGAACGATGCATCTATGAGCCACAGTCGACAGCTTGGCGGTTACATCACACTGCTGCAg CACTTTCCCTCGGTCACGGAGTCCACCGCTGATCAGGACTACGACGAGGCTTCTCCGCGTGCGTGTAGGTGGATTGCGATGAAGAAGACCGTGAAGAGCATTCGCACGCCGTCATACAGGGAGCGCCTGGACCGACTCCGGATTCCGGATGTCTGTTGGATCCCTTATGGGGAGCATCGGGAGGTCCGGGACTTCCACGTCAGATCATGTTATTCCGGTCTCTTGCGCTGGGGGCCTGTTGCTGTTTATTACCGACCGGAGAGGGTCGTGCGACAGTTTGGCTACACGCAGACCATTCCTGCTCCTCCTGTCGATTCATGGGTCTCGTATAATGATATACACGATAGGTGGATGCACTACGAGGATCATATCGTACCTGCAGGTGAG GCCACGCATTAG